A single window of Arvicola amphibius chromosome 15, mArvAmp1.2, whole genome shotgun sequence DNA harbors:
- the LOC119802276 gene encoding RNA guanine-N7 methyltransferase activating subunit-like: MSDTSEVIPNFEEMFANRFTQDDKEYQEYLKRPPDSPPIVEEWNSRGGGNQRNRGNWLQDNRQFRGRDNRRGWPSDNRANQWHGRSWGNNYPQQRQEPYYQQQYGQYSPNQRPPYSYY, translated from the coding sequence ATGAGCGATACTTCTGAAGTGATCCCAAATTTTGAAGAGATGTTTGCAAACAGATTCACACAAGACGACAAAGAGTACCAGGAATACTTGAAACGTCCCCCTGACTCCCCTCCGATTGTTGAGGAGTGGAATAGCAGAGGTGGCGGTAACCAGAGAAATAGAGGCAACTGGCTGCAAGATAACAGACAGTTTAGAGGTAGGGATAACAGACGAGGATGGCCAAGTGACAATCGAGCAAATCAGTGGCATGGACGGTCATGGGGTAACAATTACCCACAGCAGAGACAAGAGCCTTACTACCAACAACAGTACGGACAATATAGCCCCAACCAGCGGCCTCCATATAGTTACTACTGA